AACTAAAAGCAAGGAGCTTTAGGCTTAACTCATCATCAATACCCACGGAGCATCCTCTGGTCAGGAGAGGCATAGAGCTGGGGCTGACTGCCTTTGGATCACCGACCACTTCCGATCAGGCCGTTATGCCTTTTAATACAGTTAAGATTGGTCCCGGTGATTCTGCACGCTCACATACGGCAAATGAGTATATCTTGCTGAGTGAGATCAGAAAGGGGATAGAAACCTATATAGCTCTGCTTGACGGACTTGAGCTATAGCCGGGAAAAAACGTTGGCTGGATTGAGAAAATGTTGTGCCTTCGTCCTGTTTGCTTCTAAAATGAAAGTATACCTGGTCGCATACTTAACAAATATTAGCTATTATTGCAGTTGACTTGCACTTAGTAATTTCCTAATTAACTAAATTTGAAATGAAACTTTGGGACAAGGGAAAGCCTGTTAACAAGAAGATAGAGGACTTCACGGTAGGGCGTGACAGGGAACTGGATGCCGAACTGGCAGAGTTTGATATCCTTGGTAGTATGGCCCATATAATAATGTTGGAGTCGGTAGGTCTTCTCAAGCGTGAGGAACTGGATCTGCTCCTTGCTGAGTTGAGGAAGTTGTACCGGATAGCAGGTACTGAGGGTATCCGGATTGAAGAAGGGATAGAAGACATCCACTCTCAGGTTGAGCTGATGCTTACAAGAGCTTTGGGTGATGTAGGCAAGAAGATCCACAGTGGTCGTTCCCGCAATGACCAGGTGTTGTTGGATCTCAAGCTGTATGCCCGTTCGGCTGTTATGAAGATTGCCGCCCTGACAGAGGAGCTCTTTACCGTACTGCAAGAGCGCAGTGAGGCACACAAGAATGATTTGATGCCCGGCTATACTCACTTGCAGGTAGCCATGCCTTCGTCCTTCGGTCTTTGGTTTGGTGCCTATGCCGAGAGTCTTGCAGATGATCTGCATCTGTTGTTGGCTGCCTGGAGGATAGCAAACCAGAATCCTCTGGGAGCAGCCGCCGGATATGGAAGTTCCTTCCCTCTCAACCGTAAGCTAACCACCCAACTGCTGGGCTTTGATGATTTGAGCTACAATGTCGTTTATGCTCAGATGGGCAGGGGCAAGATGGAGAGAACGCTC
The genomic region above belongs to Xiashengella succiniciproducens and contains:
- the argH gene encoding argininosuccinate lyase; this translates as MKLWDKGKPVNKKIEDFTVGRDRELDAELAEFDILGSMAHIIMLESVGLLKREELDLLLAELRKLYRIAGTEGIRIEEGIEDIHSQVELMLTRALGDVGKKIHSGRSRNDQVLLDLKLYARSAVMKIAALTEELFTVLQERSEAHKNDLMPGYTHLQVAMPSSFGLWFGAYAESLADDLHLLLAAWRIANQNPLGAAAGYGSSFPLNRKLTTQLLGFDDLSYNVVYAQMGRGKMERTLTMAMASIAGTIGKLAADACMYMSQNFGFIALPDELTTGSSIMPHKKNPDVFELIRAKCNKLQGYPQQIMMICTNLPSGYFRDMQIIKEIFIPAFEELLSCIDLAIFAVANMEVKKDLMKDPKYKFAFSVEEVNRRVLEGMPFRDAYKEVGLEIERGEFKAPDSIHHTHEGSIGNLCNEAIKKKFDETIAQFSFDKVNNAINKLVNT